A single genomic interval of Camelina sativa cultivar DH55 chromosome 11, Cs, whole genome shotgun sequence harbors:
- the LOC104726254 gene encoding protein phosphatase 2C 77-like encodes MFKSFDFSRFFFSFHRTVLTIKHLSALNTSNKEKFWHLSLSLGLPFVRERDQEIEFFFIPLMDEASPAVAVPFRTFPEPHAGIRGYCSGESRVSLPENSCSGSGSLISDDGAMKGSSFEINTRQDSLASSTSSSSSSVVPDVTVDISAGDEMNGSDEFDPRSTGEKKVLSRTESRSLFEFKSVPLYGVTSICGRRPEMEDSVSTIPRFLQVSSSSFLDGRVTNGFNPHTSAHFFGVYDGHGGSQVANYCRERMHLALTEEIVKEKPEFCDGDTWQEKWKKALFNSFMRVDSEIEPVAHAPETVGSTSVVAVVFPTHIFVANCGDSRAVLCRGKTPLALSTDHKPDRDDEAARIEAAGGKVIRWNGARVFGVLAMSRSIGDRYLKPSVIPDPEVTLVRRVKEDDCLILASDGLWDVMTNEEVCDLARKRILLWHKKNAMAGDALLPAEKRGEGKDPAAMSAAEYLSKMALQKGSKDNISVVVVDLKGVRKFKSKSMN; translated from the exons ATGTTCAAATCTTTCGacttttctcgtttttttttttccttccaccGAACCGTTTTAACAATCAAACACCTGTCGGCTTTGAACACAAGTAACAAAGAAAAGTTTTGGCACCTTTCATTGAGTTTGGGTCTTCCCtttgtaagagagagagatcaagaaattgagtttttttttattccattaATGGACGAAGCTTCTCCTGCTGTAGCTGTTCCATTCAGAACATTCCCTGAGCCACACGCCGGAATTAGAGGCTACTGCAGCGGCGAATCTAGGGTTTCTTTACCGGAAAATTCCTGTTCCGGTTCCGGGTCTTTGATTTCCGACGACGGAGCTATGAAAGGTTCATCCTTTGAGATCAATACAAGACAAGATTCATTAGCATCATCaacgtcgtcgtcatcatcatctgttgTACCAGACGTCACCGTTGATATCTCCGCCGGAGATGAGATGAACGGTTCAGATGAGTTTGATCCGAGATCGACGGGTGAGAAGAAAGTACTCAGTAGAACAGAGAGTAGAAGTCTGTTTGAGTTCAAGAGTGTGCCTTTATATGGAGTGACTTCAATTTGTGGAAGACGACCAGAGATGGAAGATTCTGTCTCCACGATTCCTAGGTTCCTTCAAGTTTCGTCTAGTTCGTTTCTTGATGGTCGAGTTACTAATGGATTTAACCCTCACACGAGTGCTCATTTCTTCGGTGTTTACGATGGCCATGGTGGTTCTCAG gtAGCGAATTATTGCCGTGAGAGGATGCATCTAGCTTTAACGGAGGAGATAGTGAAGGAGAAACCGGAGTTTTGTGATGGTGACACGTGGCAAGAGAAGTGGAAGAAGGCTTTGTTCAACTCTTTTATGAGAGTTGACTCGGAGATTGAACCTGTGGCACACGCACCTGAAACGGTGGGATCGACTTCGGTGGTAGCCGTTGTCTTCCCGACTCATATCTTTGTAGCGAATTGCGGCGATTCAAGAGCGGTTCTGTGCCGCGGCAAGACTCCACTAGCGTTGTCCACTGATCACAAA CCGGATAGAGATGATGAAGCGGCTAGGATTGAAGCAGCCGGAGGGAAAGTAATACGGTGGAATGGGGCTCGTGTTTTTGGTGTGCTAGCAATGTCAAGATCTAtag GTGATAGATACCTAAAACCATCAGTGATACCGGATCCGGAAGTGACTTTAGTACGACGAGTCAAAGAAGATGATTGTCTCATCTTAGCAAGTGATGGTCTTTGGGATGTAATGACAAACGAAGAAGTGTGTGATTTGGCTAGGAAAAGGATTTTGCTATGGCATAAGAAGAATGCTATGGCCGGAGATGCTTTGCTTCCGGCTGAGAAAAGAGGAGAAGGGAAAGATCCGGCGGCAATGTCCGCAGCTGAGTATTTGTCGAAGATGGCTTTGCAAAAAGGGAGCAAAGACAATATAAGTGTGGTAGTGGTTGATTTGAAGGGAGTAAGGAAGTTCAAGAGCAAATCCATGAATTGA
- the LOC104726255 gene encoding uncharacterized protein LOC104726255 isoform X2, whose product MDENTKFVSGNGRAELVKFIADRHTKLMKQAARYYSALKDAIARGRRRYSLVKDVDDMETGAYDKPLPCFGCGIGWFSFLLGFMFPPLWYYAAYLYFGNYYRKDPRERAGLAASAITAMGFSLVLVVIFAVRWFYYP is encoded by the exons ATGGACGAAA ATACTAAATTTGTATCTGGAAATGGTAGAGCCGAGCTAGTAAAATTCATCGCTGATAGGCATACCAAACTCATGAAACAAGCCGCTCGATATTATTCCGCACTTAAAG ATGCTATTGCTCGTGGGAGAAGAAGATATTCACTTGTAAAAGATGTAGATGATATGGAAACAGGAGCATATGACAAACCTCTTCCATGTTTTGGTTGTGGAATCGGATGGTTCTC CTTTCTCCTAGGATTTATGTTCCCACCTTTGTGGTACTATGCTGCATATCTTTATTTCGGGAACTATTATCGTAAAGATCCTAGAGAAAGAGCCGGTCTTGCTGCTTCCGCAATCACT GCGATGGGATTCTCTCTTGTGTTAGTCGTGATTTTTGCTGTCCGGTGGTTTTACTATCCTTAA
- the LOC104726255 gene encoding uncharacterized protein LOC104726255 isoform X1 codes for MCAIIRCICFIADTKFVSGNGRAELVKFIADRHTKLMKQAARYYSALKDAIARGRRRYSLVKDVDDMETGAYDKPLPCFGCGIGWFSFLLGFMFPPLWYYAAYLYFGNYYRKDPRERAGLAASAITAMGFSLVLVVIFAVRWFYYP; via the exons ATGTGTGCAATTATACGTTGTATCTGTTTCATTGCAGATACTAAATTTGTATCTGGAAATGGTAGAGCCGAGCTAGTAAAATTCATCGCTGATAGGCATACCAAACTCATGAAACAAGCCGCTCGATATTATTCCGCACTTAAAG ATGCTATTGCTCGTGGGAGAAGAAGATATTCACTTGTAAAAGATGTAGATGATATGGAAACAGGAGCATATGACAAACCTCTTCCATGTTTTGGTTGTGGAATCGGATGGTTCTC CTTTCTCCTAGGATTTATGTTCCCACCTTTGTGGTACTATGCTGCATATCTTTATTTCGGGAACTATTATCGTAAAGATCCTAGAGAAAGAGCCGGTCTTGCTGCTTCCGCAATCACT GCGATGGGATTCTCTCTTGTGTTAGTCGTGATTTTTGCTGTCCGGTGGTTTTACTATCCTTAA
- the LOC104726256 gene encoding pollen-specific leucine-rich repeat extensin-like protein 1: MDDQPPLIWPQFEATGYTRRRSPIPTILVPAMIGVTSAAIFLVFATFVVPTFLSITSQILQPASVKRGWDSINVVLVVFAILCGVLARRNDDGLASSSSSSQSEGRGPVLISGEMSVGDGEVSKISSTPTVSSEHWFDDVYDADRLKIYESVSNRSFITPGLPVTGTVPLRRSSTSYPDLRQGVFRETGDRRFRFYDDFEIDKYRSVNDSSFYEPFPNRSKIEIEEEEEEEEEPKEIHIDKFVVKPSSPPQKPPAPPPPPPPPLTRQSPVEVLQKPRRTHRSVRNRDVQENAKRSETKFKRAFQPPPSPPPLVTATPPRKQGTLQRRKSNAAKEIKMVFASLYNQGKKKKKLQKSKRKERIESSPVVVVDVMEEPPQYQSLIPPPSPPPPPPPPPPPPRSSQSVFYGLFKKGVKSNKKIHSVPAPPPPPPPRKVQFDPQTPPPPRRSKSGRPPRSTKPTSFNEENNGQGSPLIQITPPPPPPPPFRVPPLKFVVSGDFAKIRSNQSSRCSSPEREVFDIGWGLELTHSDGGAEITPAVSGGDGVLPGFCPSPDVNTKADNFIARLRDEWRLDKINSVNRKK, translated from the coding sequence atggaCGATCAACCGCCGCTGATCTGGCCGCAGTTTGAAGCCACCGGATACACTCGTCGACGATCACCGATCCCAACTATATTAGTTCCAGCGATGATCGGAGTTACATCAGCGGCTATATTTCTAGTCTTTGCAACCTTCGTCGTCCCTACGTTTCTCTCCATCACATCTCAGATTCTTCAGCCAGCTTCCGTGAAACGAGGATGGGATTCGATCAACGTCGTTTTAGTAGTTTTCGCCATTTTATGCGGCGTGCTCGCTAGACGAAACGACGACGGATTagcttcgtcgtcgtcttcgtcacAATCAGAAGGACGAGGACCTGTTCTGATCAGTGGTGAAATGTCCGTCGGTGACGGTGAGGTTAGTAAGATCTCTTCCACGCCGACGGTTTCATCAGAGCATTGGTTTGATGACGTGTATGATGCTGATAGGCTTAAGATATATGAGAGTGTGAGTAACCGGAGTTTTATTACGCCTGGTTTACCGGTTACCGGAACTGTACCGTTGAGGCGTAGTAGTACTTCGTATCCTGATCTGAGACAAGGCGTTTTCAGAGAGACTGGCGATCGCCGGTTCCGGTTTTACGACGATTTTGAAATTGATAAGTACCGATCAGTAAACGATTCGAGTTTTTACGAACCGTTTCCGAATCGTTCTAAAAtcgagattgaagaagaagaagaagaagaagaagaacctaaaGAGATTCATATTGATAAATTCGTTGTAAAACCATCGTCTCCGCCGCAAAAACCACcggcaccaccaccacctccgccGCCTCCACTTACTCGACAATCACCGGTTGAAGTTTTGCAGAAACCGAGAAGGACTCATCGTTCTGTTAGAAACAGAGATGTACAAGAAAACGCGAAACGCAGTGAGACTAAGTTCAAACGAGCGTTTCAACCTCCGCCGTCACCGCCTCCTCTTGTAACCGCTACGCCGCCGAGGAAACAGGGGACTCTTCAGCGGAGAAAGAGCAATGCGGCTAAAGAGATTAAAATGGTTTTTGCTTCTCTGTATAatcaagggaagaagaagaagaagcttcagaaATCTAAGAGAAAGGAGAGAATCGAATCTTCTCCAGTGGTTGTGGTGGATGTTATGGAAGAGCCGCCGCAATACCAATCGTTAATTCCGCCGCCgtctccgcctcctcctccaccacctcctccgccTCCGCCGCGATCGTCGCAGTCTGTATTCTACGGATTGTTCAAGAAAGGagttaaaagcaacaaaaagaTTCACTCCGTTCCGGCGCCGCCTCCACCTCCACCGCCGAGAAAGGTCCAATTTGATCCTCAGACACCGCCGCCACCACGGAGATCCAAATCCGGAAGACCTCCGCGTTCGACGAAACCGACGAGTTTTAACGAAGAGAACAACGGACAAGGATCTCCGTTGATCCAAATTACGCCTCCGcctccaccaccgcctccgTTTAGAGTTCCGCCGTTGAAATTCGTGGTGAGTGGTGATTTCGCGAAGATACGGAGTAATCAGAGCTCTAGATGTAGCTCCCCTGAACGGGAAGTGTTCGACATTGGTTGGGGTCTAGAACTCACTCATTCTGACGGCGGAGCTGAAATAACGCCCGCCGTGAGCGGCGGTGATGGTGTGCTGCCGGGGTTCTGTCCAAGCCCGGACGTGAATACGAAAGCCGACAATTTCATCGCCAGGCTTAGAGACGAGTGGAGGCTTGATAAGATTAATTCCGTAAATAGAAAAAAGTAA
- the LOC104728953 gene encoding uncharacterized protein LOC104728953: MGQDYSYSQPDSSDQYDRYSDDTEDREIDALIRMYKAESSFMNAQATQYPPQPEVEFGFPKVCYCGGQPLLSSSYNRRFFTCGNVDDGEMHIHKWWDEPVMEEMREMGRQCEVLSQKVDNLTFSSNYETAQKIVRLEKEVFELGKTRNRFRNGFELMVLVIAFVVAILGMSQIVTIQSQAFVTNRYYIVTSFCHGSGALLLSRIVAVVVTY, encoded by the exons atgGGCCAAGACTACAGCTACTCTCAGCCTGATTCCTCAGATCAATATGATAGATACTCTGACGACACTGAGGACAGGGAAATAGATGCTTTGATTCGGATGTATAAGGCTGAGAGTAGCTTCATGAATGCTCAGGCGACTCAATACCCTCCTCAACCTGAGGTTGAGTTCGGATTCCCGAAGGTATGCTACTGTGGTGGTCAGCCCCTCTTATCTTCAAGTTACAACAGACG GTTCTTCACATGTGGAaatgttgatgatggagagatgCATATTCACAAGTGGTGGGATGAACCTGTcatggaggagatgagagagatgggCAGACAATGTGAAGTGCTGTCTCAGAAGGTAGATAACCTTACATTCTCGAGTAACTATGAGACAGCGCAGAAAATAGTCCGGTTAGAGAAGGAAGTGTTTGAGCTAGGGAAGACCAGAAATAGGTTTAGAAATGGTTTTGAATTGATGGTTTTGGTAATTGCTTTTGTGGTAGCAATACTAGGTATG TCACAGATCGTTACTATACAGTCACAAGCTTTTGTCACGAATCGTTACTATATAGTCACAAGCTTTTGTCACGGATCTGGTGCATTGCTTTTGTCACGGATCGTTGCTGTGGTAGTCACGTATTGA
- the LOC104726257 gene encoding auxin efflux carrier component 2, with translation MITGKDMYDVLAAMVPLYVAMILAYGSVRWWGIFTPDQCSGINRFVAVFAVPLLSFHFISSNDPYAMNYHFLAADSLQKVVILAALFLWQAFSRRGSLEWMITLFSLSTLPNTLVMGIPLLRAMYGDFSGNLMVQIVVLQSIIWYTLMLFLFEFRGAKLLISEQFPETAGSITSFRVDSDVISLNGREPLQTDAEIGDDGKLHVVVRRSSAASSMISSFNKSHGGGLNSSMITPRASNLTGVEIYSVQSSREPTPRASSFNQTDFYAMFNASKAPSPRHGYTNSYGGAGAGPGGDVYSLQSSKGVTPRTSNFDEEVMKTAKKGGRGGRSMSGELYNNNSVPSYPPPNPMFTGSTSGAAGVKKKESGGGGSGGGGVGTGGGQNKEMNMFVWSSSASPVSEANARNAMTRGASTDLSTDPKAPLPPPPQDNLASKAMQNLIENMTPGRKGHVEMDQDGNNEGKSGVTSSPYMGKKGGDVEDGGPGPRKQQMPPASVMTRLILIMVWRKLIRNPNTYSSLFGLAWSLVSYKWNIKMPTIMSGSISILSDAGLGMAMFSLGLFMALQPKIIACGKSVAVFAMAVRFLTGPAVIAATSIAIGIRGDLLHIAIVQAALPQGIVPFVFAKEYNVHPDILSTAVIFGMLVALPVTVLYYVLLGL, from the exons atgatCACCGGCAAAGATATGTACGACGTACTAGCGGCCATGGTGCCGCTGTACGTAGCTATGATACTAGCCTACGGTTCGGTACGGTGGTGGGGCATATTCACTCCGGACCAGTGCTCCGGTATAAACCGGTTCGTTGCGGTTTTTGCGGTTCCTCTCCTCTCTTTCCATTTCATCTCCTCCAATGATCCTTATGCCATGAACTACCACTTCCTCGCCGCCGATTCTCTTCAGAAAGTCGTTATACTCGCCGCACTCTTTCTTTGGCAG GCGTTCAGCCGCAGGGGAAGCCTAGAATGGATGATAACGCTCTTCTCACTATCAACACTACCGAACACGTTGGTTATGGGAATCCCATTGCTTCGTGCTATGTACGGGGACTTCTCCGGCAACTTAATGGTGCAAATCGTGGTGCTTCAGAGCATCATATGGTATACTCTAATGCTCTTCTTGTTTGAGTTCCGTGGCGCTAAGCTTCTCATCTCCGAGCAGTTCCCGGAAACGGCCGGTTCAATTACTTCCTTCAGAGTTGATTCTGATGTTATCTCTCTTAATGGCCGTGAACCCCTCCAG ACCGATGCGGAGATAGGTGACGACGGAAAGCTCCACGTGGTGGTCCGAAGATCAAGCGCCGCCTCATCAATGATCTCATCGTTCAACAAATCTCACGGCGGAGGTCTTAACTCCTCCATGATAACGCCGAGAGCTTCAAATCTCACAGGCGTGGAGATTTACTCTGTCCAGTCATCACGAGAGCCGACGCCTAGAGCTTCGAGCTTTAACCAGACAGATTTCTACGCAATGTTTAACGCAAGCAAAGCTCCGAGCCCTCGTCACGGTTACACCAATAGCTATGGTGGTGCAGGAGCTGGTCCCGGTGGAGATGTTTACTCACTTCAGTCTTCTAAAGGAGTGACGCCAAGAACGTCAAATTTTGATGAAGAAGTTATGAAGACGGCAAagaaaggaggaagaggagggaGAAGTATGAGTGGCGAGTTATACAACAATAATAGTG TTCCGTCGTACCCACCACCGAACCCGATGTTCACGGGGTCAACGAGCGGAGCAGCTGgagtgaagaaaaaggaaagtggTGGCGGAGGAAGCGGTGGAGGCGGAGTTGGTACTGGAGGAggacaaaacaaagagatgaacaTGTTCGTGTGGAGTTCGAGTGCTTCTCCAGTGTCGGAAGCCAACGCGAGGAACGCTATGACCAGAGGTGCCTCCACCGATTTATCTACCGACCCTAaagctcctcttcctcctcctcctcaggaCAACCTCGCTTCCAAAG CGATGCAGAATCTGATAGAGAACATGACACCGGGAAGAAAAGGGCATGTGGAGATGGACCAAGACGGTAATAACGAAGGGAAGTCAGGGGTAACTTCGTCACCTTACATGGGCAAAAAAGGCGGTGACGTTGAAGACGGTGGTCCTGGTCCGAGGAAACAGCAGATGCCGCCGGCCAGCGTGATGACAAGACTTATACTCATAATGGTCTGGAGAAAGCTTATTCGAAACCCTAACACTTACTCTAGTCTCTTTGGCCTTGCTTGGTCTCTTGTCTCCTACAA GTGGAATATAAAGATGCCAACTATAATGAGTGGGTCGATTTCGATATTATCTGATGCAGGTCTTGGAATGGCTATGTTTAGTCTTG gtctATTTATGGCATTGCAACCAAAGATTATTGCGTGCGGAAAATCAGTAGCCGTGTTTGCGATGGCAGTAAGGTTCTTGACCGGACCGGCCGTGATCGCAGCCACCTCAATCGCAATTGGTATTCGAGGCGATCTCCTCCATATCGCCATCGTTCAG GCTGCTCTTCCTCAAGGAATCGTTCCTTTTGTTTTCGCCAAGGAATATAACGTCCATCCTGATATCCTCAGCACTGC